In Balaenoptera acutorostrata chromosome 3, mBalAcu1.1, whole genome shotgun sequence, the genomic stretch CTGGGAGGGCTGTTGATTGACAGACTTTAGCTGTCAATCAGGGACTACCTCAGCGTATAGAGCAGGCTTGCTCAATATCACACATCCAGTGACTGACCTGAGGGGGCAGTATAAAGACCTGGCCATTCTCACCCAACTCAGAACACCTGAAGAGCCATTCTAGTTGGCTGGGGCCATTATCATGGTTGGCTGGGGCCATTATCATGGTTGCATTGCTcaactcctccctctgccctcctacttcccttcccttccttccatagGTGTCCTTCCCAAAAGCATCTCTTAATGAGCGTCCTGCATGCTAAACTCATCTTAGAATCTCTTCTGAGAATGTATCgactttttcttttgtgaattttggAGTAAACCAAAGATAGATagagaaggaactagagaaagaactgGAGCTAGAGAGAGGGcataaataaacaatattagGAACAAAGCAGAGAATGTAACCAGAGATGCTACGGTTACTCAAAATCTTGTAAGAGGTTGTTACgaacaattttatgccaacaCATTTGAAAAGACATAGGATGTATAGATTCCTGGAAAAATACAAACTAGGAAactaaattaagaagaaaatgtaatgcCTGTAACAATGAAAGACATTagaaatcttttcaaaataatggaTTTACAAGCAATACCTGCCAAATATTGAAAGAACAGATCATTTCAGTCTCACACAGAATCTACAGAGACTAGAAAAAGAGGGGATAGTCCCCCACTACGTTTTTGTGTAGGTTAACATAATACTGATACCAAATGCAAACAAGGGCAGTATAATAAAACTGTAGGCAAGTCTCATTCGTAAACACAGAGGcaaaaatatgaagcaaaatcTTAGGAAAACCGATTTATCAAATGTATCAAATTTATAGCAAATAACAGCCAGTTggagtttatctcaggaatgcaatgTTGGTTTAACATTATAAAACGGATTAGTAATCATCCATGCTTGATAAGCTTAAAGTTTACAACCTTGTCATCTAAATGAAGTCTAGCCAGGATGAGGCCCCTCTGGTGTAGTTCCTTAAGTAAACAGCTGCTCAAATATAATTTCTCTTGGCCTGTAGATCCATGCAACTAAGAGAAAGGTTATCCGCCTCTCCCCTGCCACACATACCCCGCATATACAATGGTGCAACTGGCATAGGAGAGCTGCTGTCAACATTCCTGTTCAAAAAGGGGGGGCAgatgggaaacacaaaagagtcACCAGtccatagcaattctgaaaccCAGCCAAGAAATTCTTTGGTTTGGTCTTAATCCTGGAAATAATCCTCCATTGCTTCGGGCTTTGTCCTCTGAGCTCTTTATTCTACCCTCTGagtcatccttttatttttttaaaacattattattttttttaaatgaaagatagCACATGTTTGAAACCAAGTAGTTTTCTCAGCCTGCTTCCCTCCAGTAAAATTTTGGGTGaccagggatggggaggggtgatTCCAAAATCTCCGTTCATTTTGAACTGGCTCAGTGTCTTTTAGTCCAAGCTGGTAGTGCTTTTGCTGATACAATTCTTTCAAAAACGTTGTGGATCACCTATGATTTGAGGCTAACTCCATTAGAGAAAAGATAAACCCACCAAAGTCTTTGAGATAAGCCCTGCTCCACTTGGGCTCCTACTGACTTGTCTGAGGAACAATACCTAGGCCCTGTTGTTTGACTGGGAGGATTTGTGGGCTCACCTCAGTCTTCTTAAGAGACCCATTGTGTGACTGAACAGTACTCTGAGGTATCAACTTTGATCTTTCTGAGGTCTTAGTAAAAGCTTTTACAGTCACACCGTTGGCTTCATTTTTAGACCAATTCTTCTGGATTTGAAATCCACTTGGAagtcatttcttaattttagccCCTTTTGCCATTTGGAGAAACTGGTAATTCTCAAAACCATCAAGtacttgttcttttttgtttaccAGTtctctcaatttctttctttcttatttctttcttctcacaTTTTACAATAAGCAGCAAGAAGAAACCAGACAGCAACTTCTGCACTTTGCTTGGAAATCTACCATCTAGATCATGAATTTCAATGGACACCTTTTGGGAAATTCCATGGTGGTtgagtggttaggactcagcgctttcactgctagagcccggtcagggaactaagatcctgcaagccacgtggcgcagccagaaaacaaacaaacaaacaaacaaacaagggacttccctggtggcgcagtggttaagaatccgcctgtcaatgcaggggacatgggttcgagccctggtctgggaagatcccacatgccgcagagcaactaagcccatgtgccacaactactgagcctgcgctctagagcccacaactactgagccatgtgccacagctactgagccacaactactgagcccatgtgccacagctactgaagcctgtgtccctagagtccatgctccacaacaagagaaaccaccacaatgagaagcccgctcgccgcaactagagaaagcccgcgtgcagcaacaaagacccaacgcagccaaagataaaaaataaataaataataaataaagccctattaaaaaaaacaaaaacaaacaaaaaacaatgggcACCTTTTAGGCTCTCCATTTAACTACAGATTTGACACACAGCTGCTAAGCTTTCTGCCATTACATAACAGGAACCCCTGTTCTTCGCCTCCTTTTGAACCCTCGCTGACAGCCTCCTCAAAGTCCAGCTTTCCACTGATGGGTCTGTCCATGGTTATTTAGCATTTATCTAACGCTCCTCAGAATCCTTCTGGCCTCTGCCCGCCTGGTTCCAAAGCCAGTCCTGCACTTTTAGGTATTTGTGTGTCAGCACCCCATTTCCAGATACCAAAAAGCTATATTAGTtctctattgctgcataacaaattaccttaAAACGCAGTGGTGTACAACAATGAACATTCATCATCTCAGTTTCTGTGGCTCAGCTGCGCCCTCGGCTCAAGGTCTCCCGCAGGCCGCAGCAAAGGGTCAGCTGGGTGGCCGTCATCTCAAGGCTCAACTGGGAAAACATCCCCCTCCCGAGCTCCCTCGTGAGGCTGTCGGTGGGTGTCACATCCTCTCTGGCTGCCGGCTGCAGACATCAGTTCCTTGCTACAAGGCGCTCTCCACTGAACTAGTCACAACGGGCCAGCTTGCTTTTCCCGGAACGAGGGCTCTGAGAAAGAGACAGAGTGGGTGAGCAAGATAGAAATCAGTGTTTCTGgaacataatcttttttttttttagagtttttttagaagttttactTTACCTATCATATTTAGTATTTCCAAGACTAAAACATATAGAACGCTTCacaaatttgcgtgtcatccttgcgcaggggtgGAACATAATCTTGGAAGTGACACCCCATCACTCTTGTTATGTTATATTCCTTAGAAGAGAGTCACTAGGTCCTGCCCAGACTCGAGGGGAGGGAACCACACAAAGGCATGAgtaccaggaggtggggatcacTGGGGGCATCTCAGAGGCCAAGAACCAAGAAGAAAAGGACGGATCACACAATTTTAAAAGCGGGCAAAAAGAGCGggcattttacagaagaggaactcaaatgtcatttaaaaacctCCAAAAGAACTCTCAGTGTCACcagttctctggtggtccagtggttaggactcggtgctttcactgccatggcctgggttcattccctggtcagggaactgagatcccgcaaggcacgtggcaaggccaaaaaaaaaatttctcagcaTCACCAGCAATCTGAATAATACAAACTGAACCATAACACACTGGCAAGAAAAAGATCTGTCCGTGCCCTGAGTTGCAGGGCATTTGGAGAATCAGAAGCACTCACCCTGCTTGTGGGTAAGTGAATGTTCCACACTCTTTGGAAACCAGTTTCACGTTCCCCAGTGCTAAACAAAGGGCTTGTGATTTGAACACCACTTTCGAGCTATCAGGTTGGCTGCCACAGTTTCATGGGTCCCTCCGCCTGGGCACAGTGCTTCCGGGTAACATGGTACCCTGACAACTGTTCATATCGGCCACTTGCAAATTCACCGTAGAGTTATTTAGGCCTCAGTTGAGGCCAGAGGGACTGCAGGAAACTTGTAAATAACATGCATACGTTAGAAATTAGAAatgcaggaagagaaagaaaattagtgTCTGGGTCTctaattttatgtgtgtgtgtgtgtgagcatattACACCCAGAAAGCTGCTTCATACATATTCTTGAGGTCACAGGAGCTGATCACGTGAGGCTGATCATTCCTGCGTGGACCAGTCAGTCAGGAACACCCCTGGGCTCTAAGCCGACACTTGGATCTGAGTGGTAGTCTGAGATGGTTCTAgtaatttaaaggaagaaatggctatttgtgtattttttcctgGATCAGGCCTGACATCCAGAGGGCCTGGGATCCAGGGACACAGAACCTCCCCGGAGGCCTCAGCATAGGCAGGTAGAGTCAGaaaggcagggcaggcagggcgaGGGGAGTCGCCAGCTGGCAGTCCTGGGGGCCCAGCTCTCAGGGCTGGGAAGGGGCTGCTGTTCAcccgcccaccccagccccaccccctgctttctcTGCACCGCCCACACCCAGTCAGGGAACAGTCTTGGCTCTATAACCTCTGCTTctgcaggaggagggggcagctttGGACAAAGCTGAGGCCAGGAGATGCTTCCTGCCTGCCCACCAccccgccgccccctcccctcctccctgtgtTTGAACTGTCCCCTTGGAGAAATGATGGTTCCGGAAAAGGGTGTGAGGTAATACTGCCAGGAGGAGTGACCCCAGGAGACAGAGGGTCAGAGAGTAGTGACTTAGCTGGGTTTCAAGGCTTCAAAAGTAAGCACCCCAACTGCCCCAGCCCCCAACATCcaggggaaagagaaagggataaAAGACAGGGGAGGTCCCAGCCTAGCCCTCTCCTGTGGGGCGGACTGGCTCTCAGGCACTGTTAggttctaaaatatattttttgtgttAAAATCCATTCTTCTAGTCAAACATcatatacaatataaataaaactCCCAGAGCCTTGTACAACCATCACTTTATAGATAACTTTCCtttaacaaaattatttcagaTCACAGGCATGGAGCtttcttgtttattatttttagaagtttGCTCAAATGGCTAAGTTAGGTTCCTAAATCTGAAAATTTTCTTGCAACAGCTGAGGTAAAATTGTTAACTTGCGCAAATAAACACAAGCAACTCATATCAAAGAccagtttttaatattataaaacaataatatttttaaaccagTACAAGAAAAGTCTCTTCTATCGTTACGTGAAAACTATGCAAAAAGATTCTTCACGTTTTGCTTCTACTTCAGTACCCCTGTCACTGTTAAACTAGGCAGGTATTCAGACAACATATCCGACTCTGGCGAGTGACAAGGAAAAAAACACGAGCTGCAGAAAGCACCTCTGCCAAAGCACAAACAGATATGGTGTCATTTTCACCCTAGCAACTACCCTGTCCGGGAAaataactgaaaagcaaagatacGGTGTATGGAAACTCTAGGAATTGTAGCTTTAGGTTCCAGAAAGACAACTATTAAAAACTATCAACTTCTAgagtcattttattttcacttaatttacagatgcagaaatcgACCAGATGTCAATTACAAAACTGAAGGCAGAGCTGAACTATCTCTGCCTGAGTACACAGTTGATTTTTCCCCTCCCAGGGTATACAATATCCCTTTCAAACCAATGCTATGTATGTCATAACTATATTTAGAAATACGCAGAGAGGAAAATATTGCTACTGCAATTCAAGGCTGTATTGAGAGGGGAACGCATGAAAGCCTCATGGATTGGAAAGCTTCGATTTAGGTCATGTTCCTCAATCAATGTCAAATGTCAGATGACATTTGAAGGTGTTaattatgaccaaaaaaaaaaaaaaaagaaagaatcctgtAACAAATCCCACTCGAAGAAACGGGTAATACTCTCtccatacaggaaaaaaaatcgatttttaatttcttcttccagTACTGTCAGAGGTAAACAAAGTTTTcgacaaaatatttaagaagctCTGGACAGTCTGAAGCACCGATCTGAGTCAATATATAGAAGCAACCACTTGTTTACAGCTGGATAACTTTCTTCAAAAAGGCAGAGGAGTAAAGTGAGCTTCAGAAATCAAGAAAAGCGATGAATACAGGAATCATGAACCGTTTGCACATCAGCCGATGAACCTTTCCGATGGCCACGTCTCCTGCGCGTTGGTGGGGATGGCCGGGACCTCTTCCTCGGGCGGGGCCAGGGCCTCCATCTCGCGCACCACCTGCGTGAACACCTGGTCCACCATGAGTTTGCTCTTGGCCGTGACCTCCAGGAACGGGCACCGCCACTCGCGGGCCAGCGCGCGGCCCCGCGCCGTCAGCACCTGGCGCTGGGCGTCCAGGTCGGCCTTGGTGCCCACGAGCACCAGCGGCACGGCCTTGGGCCCCCGCAGCCGGCCCATGCGCTCCCGCAGCGGCCGCACCGCCTCGAACGAGGCCTCGCTGCACACGCTGTAGAGCACCACGAAGCCGTCGCTGTTCTTGATGTACAGGTCCTTGAGGGTGACCAGGTGCTCGGCGCCCACCGTGTCCACGATCTCCAGCAGGGCGGGCGCCGCGTTCACCTCGATCACCTTGCTGAAGAGCTCCTCCACCGACGGCTCACACTGCTCGGGGAAGCTGCCGCAGGCGAACTGCGTGGCGAGCGCCGTCTTGCCCACGGCCACGCTGCCGAGCAGCACCACCCGGTAGCCCTTGGCGGGTCGCGGCCCCAGGCCCGCCATGGCCCAGGCGCGGCCGGCGGGACGCGCAGCCGGAGGAATGGCGCGCGGAGGCGGGGGCCCGGCCGCCGGGGCCGCGGGGGGcgtgggggcaggggcggggagggagaagcaggggggagaggggcggggacgagagcggaggggaggggacccCGGGGGGCCTGGCGCGCTGGCTCCGGCGTCGGGGCCGGGGTGGGCGTCCTCCGTCGCGCCCAGACCTGCCCTCGCCCGGCCCCGATCTGCTCCCTGCGGCTCAGAGGTCACCCGCCCCGCCTCCGGGACGGGGCCCCGCGCCCCCCTCTCCGGCCCCTGGTTCCAGCGCCTGGCGCAGCGtctgccccgcccccggcccgggcGGTCTGGCGCCGGCCTCCCCCCCACCAGCTCCACGTCCCGGCCTCCCTCTCCCGTCGGTCCCGAGCTGCCGGGCCGCGCTCCGCCTTTCCCCAGTACCCCGCCGGCCGGCCGGCTGGggcccctccctcactccctgctCCCTGCCACCCGTTCCTAGGAGAGCCCGCTCCGCCCGCGGGACCAGAAGGTAACCTGATCCCTTCCACGTCAGCCGGGAAATACCAGCATTTCTCCACCATTTCAGATCCAGTCTCGTGGCCGGAAGCCAGACTGGCCTCGCTCAAGGTCAGGCCTGGTGGGGCTGCGCCGCCGGGGCCCCTCTCCTGGCCGGGAGGACCCCACGGAAGGGGGAACCGGTGAGGGAGCTTCAATCGAGGGCCCCAAGTTGCTCGCTCCTGGCACCCATTCTGTGCCCCTCGTGCCCCTGCCTTCACTCTGGCCCCCGCCAGCGCCCTCTTGTCACTGAGCAGAGCCCAGGGGAAGTTGATAAAATGTACATCACATTTCACTCCCCCACTTAAACCCTCCCTGGCTTTCTATTGGGCCCTCCTGATCTAAGAGTAGAGTGACCGCATAACTCCAACCCAACCCGGACAATGAAAGCATGAACCCATTCACCCAGCGGCAGGCAAAAACCGAAAAGCCCCAGGAAACGGGTCTTATCACCCTACTTATAAAGGAGCTCCGCCAGGTCTGACTCCCGTGCCCCAGTCTCTCTCAAGCTTCTATTCTCCAGCTACACAACCTTCTTGCTATTCCTTGATGTCGGAGCAGAAAGGCTGTGTAGGGACAGAGGGGGCTGGACAGAAATTCTGGGATTGTCCACCTGAGTAAACTCCGCCCACTGTCTGTTTCAGGCACTTACAGGTGCCTTAGGACTTCAGGGGGCCTGCAGGCCTGGGTTGGAAGTGGAGATGAGATATCCACACTGTCCCTGTCTCTAGGCTTGGGGTACCACTGAAACTCCCTCATTCCGGTGGAGCCCTGAGGGAGCAGGGCCGCAAAACTGACCGAGCTGGAATTTCCTGGCTCCCTGGCAGCACAGACTCAGAGATAAAGGTTAAGTGACAATAGGACATCCTGCACCTCCGTGTCTGTGGTCAACTACAGAACGTGCTTTTCTATAAACAGTGCATGGAACATCCTTAATGTATAATGTTAATTATATACTTATTACAACAGACAACTTGATTTCTAAATTGAGAAATCTTACAAGACTTATTCTCTGACTGCAAAGTAACAAAACTAAGAATCAATTTTTAGAAAAGGATAAACTGCAAACATTCTCTGGAGAAATGCAAGTTCCATATAGGTTTCAACAACTCCCCATAACTTTTGAGAGAACACAGGGGACTCACTgtcaaaaaaaaagtcacagggcttccttgttggcgcagtggttgagaatctgcctgccaatgcaggggacatgggttcgagccctggtctgggaagatcccacatgctgcggaacaactaagtctgtgtgccacaactactgagcctgcgcgtttggagcctg encodes the following:
- the LOC103000260 gene encoding ras-related protein Rap-2a-like, encoding MAGLGPRPAKGYRVVLLGSVAVGKTALATQFACGSFPEQCEPSVEELFSKVIEVNAAPALLEIVDTVGAEHLVTLKDLYIKNSDGFVVLYSVCSEASFEAVRPLRERMGRLRGPKAVPLVLVGTKADLDAQRQVLTARGRALAREWRCPFLEVTAKSKLMVDQVFTQVVREMEALAPPEEEVPAIPTNAQETWPSERFIG